The Congregibacter litoralis KT71 genome contains a region encoding:
- a CDS encoding tetratricopeptide repeat protein, with amino-acid sequence MMGSPSAFQSLLLVVVLLALAACASGPSPVPPEAPEARERSSRMPTPTIPAPSTPTAPTDRSSPPARSPVDSLLDEARAFREQGDLSASFARLERALRIAPQRAEVYLELARSHAAAGRPGRASASAERGLLYCGASTCTKLRQFID; translated from the coding sequence ATGATGGGTTCCCCGAGCGCTTTTCAGAGCTTACTGCTGGTTGTTGTTCTCCTTGCCCTCGCTGCCTGTGCATCCGGTCCCAGCCCGGTACCACCCGAGGCCCCCGAAGCCCGAGAGCGGTCTTCGCGCATGCCCACGCCCACGATTCCCGCGCCGTCGACGCCGACCGCGCCCACCGATAGAAGCTCGCCGCCCGCAAGGAGCCCCGTCGATAGTTTGCTGGACGAGGCTCGCGCCTTTCGGGAGCAGGGGGATTTATCGGCGAGCTTTGCCCGTCTCGAACGGGCCCTGCGCATTGCGCCCCAGCGCGCTGAAGTTTATCTGGAGTTGGCGCGAAGCCATGCGGCCGCGGGAAGACCCGGGCGGGCCTCCGCCAGTGCTGAGCGGGGCTTGTTGTATTGCGGCGCGTCCACCTGCACAAAGCTCCGACAGTTTATCGACTAG
- a CDS encoding NUDIX hydrolase — translation MSIALLQMAESRLAGHRPSRKWLKGIMKRAAVALILQLREGELGVLMIRRSDREGDPWSGQMAFPGGRKEPDDESDLETARRETEEEIGLHLGAQEPCIGALSELNAINSRFRGLVISPYVFHLERSVNFHPNHEVAEVVWVPLEFLLDTDNREEMVWERNGIKLRMPCYFYEERRIWGLSLRMLDELMDVVAGKSPGRKRWRRF, via the coding sequence GTGTCCATCGCTCTCCTACAAATGGCCGAATCCAGGCTGGCGGGCCATCGGCCCTCCCGAAAATGGCTGAAGGGCATCATGAAGCGCGCGGCTGTGGCGCTGATATTGCAGCTTAGGGAGGGGGAGTTGGGCGTATTGATGATCCGCCGGTCGGATCGGGAGGGCGACCCCTGGTCGGGGCAGATGGCCTTTCCCGGCGGGCGAAAAGAGCCCGACGATGAAAGTGATCTGGAAACCGCCCGGCGAGAAACGGAGGAAGAAATCGGCCTCCATCTGGGGGCGCAGGAGCCCTGTATCGGGGCCTTGTCTGAGCTTAATGCGATCAATAGCCGATTCCGCGGGCTGGTGATATCGCCCTATGTCTTCCATCTGGAGCGGAGTGTGAACTTCCACCCCAACCATGAAGTAGCGGAGGTGGTGTGGGTGCCTCTGGAGTTTTTACTGGATACGGATAACCGCGAAGAAATGGTCTGGGAGCGCAACGGCATCAAGCTGCGCATGCCCTGTTATTTCTATGAGGAGCGGCGGATCTGGGGCCTGTCCCTGCGCATGCTGGATGAGCTCATGGACGTGGTGGCCGGGAAATCTCCCGGGCGTAAGCGCTGGCGCAGGTTTTAG
- a CDS encoding copper chaperone PCu(A)C — protein MIDVRVPLFVLFSAVSCLVVAETPQLSDAWVRAMPPGQTMTAVYLQLHNPDAAPLSVLGASSSFGAASLHETRVEEGRSMMRAVDTLTVDAGTMVQLKPGGLHIMLMGLERTPAEGEVVPICLQTSNGDVCADATVRRSAPGSANTDDAGNSHDHH, from the coding sequence ATGATTGATGTGAGAGTTCCACTATTTGTGCTTTTTTCTGCCGTAAGCTGCCTCGTTGTCGCAGAAACGCCGCAGCTCTCTGATGCCTGGGTTCGCGCGATGCCGCCGGGGCAGACCATGACCGCCGTTTACCTGCAGCTTCATAATCCCGATGCAGCCCCCCTGTCCGTCCTCGGTGCCAGCTCCAGCTTTGGAGCCGCCAGCCTCCATGAAACCAGAGTCGAGGAAGGCCGCTCCATGATGAGGGCCGTAGATACCCTCACCGTGGACGCGGGGACGATGGTTCAGCTGAAGCCCGGAGGCCTGCATATCATGTTGATGGGGCTTGAGCGCACACCCGCCGAAGGCGAGGTGGTGCCCATCTGCCTGCAGACCAGCAACGGCGATGTTTGCGCCGATGCCACCGTACGCCGATCTGCGCCGGGTAGCGCCAATACCGACGATGCGGGCAACAGCCACGACCACCACTAA
- a CDS encoding pentapeptide repeat-containing protein, with amino-acid sequence MDKPHIKTDPLYQLLRQEDIKAFNEQRDSLDCSKLRNGDYRGRDLRNMNAQGLDFSNSYFRNADLSGIDFRSTNLEGASFLDAKLSGVYFPEELSAEEIRLSLDTGTRLRYRKN; translated from the coding sequence ATGGACAAGCCGCATATCAAGACCGACCCGCTCTATCAGCTGTTGCGGCAGGAAGACATCAAGGCGTTCAACGAGCAGCGCGACAGCCTCGATTGCAGCAAGCTGCGCAACGGTGATTATCGCGGTCGGGATTTGAGAAACATGAATGCCCAGGGTCTGGACTTCAGCAACTCCTATTTCCGCAACGCCGACCTTTCGGGCATCGATTTTCGATCCACCAATCTGGAGGGTGCCAGCTTCCTGGATGCAAAGTTATCGGGAGTCTACTTCCCCGAAGAGCTCAGTGCCGAGGAGATCCGTCTATCTCTGGATACGGGCACCCGCCTCCGCTATCGCAAAAATTGA
- the mrcB gene encoding penicillin-binding protein 1B — translation MNRLLSFLRKLALVLVAVFLVGLFYLNALITDTFESKRYALPAQVFARPLELFVGARLPQAAVLGELERLGYRRVSRVRDRGEYEVVGNRVRLHSRGFVFPDGREPARMATLEFSSASLQGLSSAGAELDILRLEPLQMGGIYPAHGEDRLLLRLEEVPDTLQGGLLAIEDRNFYSHLGFSPTGIVRAALGNMRSGRVVAGGSTITQQLVKNYYLSSERTLRRKLIELFMAMLMELHYDKPEILESYMNEVYLGQDGPRAIHGFALAAHHYFDSPLEELGLHQQALLIGMIRGPSFYNPQRNPARARERRDLVLQVMAEQGVINEEQAVVAQAMPLSVGGSRRSDTFPAYLDLVRRHLTEQYRKEDYATAGLRIFTPFDPRLQEQLELSTTRIMDALNPAGDLQTASVVTRTVNGEVVAIVGGRKPRTTGFNRALDARRPAGSLLKPAVYLAALEQPEAYTLATPLDDSTLRVAGPNGDVWAPRNFDRESHGDVLLHRALAKSYNQATARLGMDIGLPAVVDMLQRLGLRQDVPRVPSLVLGAGEYSPLMMARVYQTIAVDGTRTPLRSILSIVNRRGEILRNNITEYERAVDPRAIHLLHYALREVVREGTGRGVYRSLAEDFHVAGKTGTTNDGRDSWFAGFSGDLLAVTWIGRDNNNATGLTGSSGALRIWADFMAQAATRPLSYRMPAGVELHRVDDRSGELTGEGCANARLLPFITGSQPVRSTGCAPKSEGIRGWFEKLFGGGDR, via the coding sequence ATGAACCGCCTCCTTTCCTTTTTGCGTAAGCTCGCCCTCGTTTTGGTCGCTGTGTTCCTCGTTGGGCTGTTTTATCTCAACGCGCTCATAACCGACACCTTCGAAAGCAAGCGCTACGCCCTGCCGGCTCAGGTCTTTGCCCGGCCCCTGGAGTTGTTTGTGGGTGCTCGCCTGCCCCAGGCGGCGGTGCTGGGCGAGCTGGAGCGCCTTGGATATCGCCGGGTGAGTCGGGTGCGCGATCGCGGTGAGTACGAAGTCGTCGGCAACCGTGTGCGGCTCCACAGCCGGGGCTTTGTTTTCCCCGACGGCCGCGAACCGGCGCGCATGGCGACGCTGGAGTTTTCCTCTGCCAGTCTCCAGGGATTAAGCAGCGCCGGGGCGGAGCTGGATATTCTTCGTCTTGAACCCCTGCAGATGGGCGGGATTTACCCTGCCCACGGCGAGGATCGTCTGCTCCTGCGCCTTGAGGAGGTGCCTGACACCCTGCAGGGCGGTTTGCTCGCCATCGAGGATCGCAACTTCTATTCGCACCTGGGTTTTTCACCCACGGGTATTGTTCGCGCCGCGCTGGGTAATATGCGCTCGGGGCGGGTCGTTGCCGGCGGCAGCACCATCACGCAGCAGCTGGTGAAGAACTACTACCTGAGCTCCGAGCGGACGCTCAGGCGAAAGCTCATTGAGCTGTTTATGGCCATGCTTATGGAGCTGCATTACGACAAGCCGGAGATCCTCGAGAGTTACATGAACGAGGTGTACCTCGGGCAGGACGGTCCCCGGGCAATCCATGGCTTTGCCCTCGCTGCGCACCATTACTTCGACAGCCCCCTTGAGGAGTTGGGACTGCATCAGCAGGCGCTGCTCATCGGGATGATCCGAGGCCCCAGTTTCTACAATCCCCAGCGCAACCCCGCGCGGGCCCGGGAGCGTCGGGATCTCGTGCTGCAGGTCATGGCGGAGCAGGGGGTAATCAACGAAGAGCAGGCCGTGGTCGCGCAGGCCATGCCTCTGTCCGTGGGTGGCTCCCGACGCTCGGACACCTTTCCCGCCTACCTGGATCTCGTGAGACGTCATCTGACGGAGCAGTACCGCAAAGAGGATTACGCCACGGCGGGGCTGCGGATATTCACGCCTTTTGACCCGCGGCTTCAGGAGCAGCTTGAGCTGAGTACCACGCGCATCATGGACGCCCTCAATCCCGCGGGCGATCTGCAGACGGCGAGCGTCGTGACGCGGACAGTCAATGGTGAGGTTGTAGCAATCGTGGGAGGGCGAAAGCCGCGGACCACAGGATTTAACCGTGCCCTCGATGCGCGGCGCCCCGCAGGCTCTCTCCTAAAACCTGCGGTCTATCTGGCGGCGCTGGAGCAGCCGGAGGCCTATACCCTGGCGACACCCCTGGATGATTCCACCTTGCGTGTGGCGGGACCTAACGGCGATGTCTGGGCGCCGCGTAACTTTGACCGGGAATCCCATGGCGATGTTTTACTCCATCGCGCGCTGGCCAAATCCTACAATCAGGCAACGGCCCGCCTGGGTATGGATATCGGATTGCCGGCGGTGGTGGATATGTTGCAGCGCCTGGGTCTGCGCCAGGACGTGCCGAGGGTGCCCTCCCTCGTATTGGGCGCGGGAGAATATTCCCCCTTGATGATGGCGCGGGTTTACCAGACGATTGCCGTTGACGGCACGCGCACGCCGCTCCGTAGCATTCTGTCCATCGTCAATCGCAGGGGAGAAATTTTGCGCAATAACATCACCGAGTACGAGCGCGCTGTGGATCCCCGTGCCATTCATCTCCTCCACTACGCCCTGCGGGAGGTGGTACGCGAGGGAACGGGACGGGGGGTTTACCGCAGCCTTGCCGAGGACTTTCACGTGGCGGGAAAAACCGGGACCACCAACGATGGTCGCGACTCCTGGTTCGCGGGCTTCTCGGGTGATTTGCTCGCGGTGACGTGGATCGGGCGGGACAACAACAATGCGACGGGCCTGACAGGCTCGAGCGGAGCACTGCGTATCTGGGCAGACTTCATGGCCCAGGCCGCGACCCGCCCTCTCAGTTATCGAATGCCCGCGGGTGTCGAGCTTCATCGTGTGGATGATCGCAGCGGGGAGCTCACGGGAGAGGGCTGTGCCAATGCGCGTCTGCTGCCGTTCATCACCGGGTCTCAACCCGTTCGCAGCACTGGCTGTGCGCCTAAGTCCGAGGGCATTCGGGGCTGGTTCGAGAAGCTGTTCGGTGGCGGTGACCGATGA
- the hemB gene encoding porphobilinogen synthase, with protein MAFASTRGPFPGTRMRRLRANDFARRLVRENALSPNDLIYPVFVLEGENQREAVPSMPGVERLSIDLLIELAGEMVTLGIPAIALFPVVSTEKKSLEAEEAFNPDGLAQRAVRALKAAQPALGVMTDVALDPFTTHGQDGIIDEQGYVLNDRTTEVLVRQAASHAAAGADVVAPSDMMDGRIGAIRRVLEDGGHVNTLIMSYAAKYASSYYGPFRDAVGSAGNIKGGNKFSYQMDPANSDEALHECALDLNEGADMIMVKPGMPYLDIARRVSEELKAPTFAYQVSGEYAMHMAAFEHGWLDRDAVMLESLLAFKRAGCVGILSYFALDAARALQ; from the coding sequence ATGGCCTTTGCATCAACCCGCGGTCCGTTTCCTGGCACGCGCATGCGCCGCCTTCGTGCGAACGACTTCGCCCGGCGCCTGGTTCGGGAGAACGCCCTGTCACCCAATGACCTCATTTACCCGGTTTTTGTCCTCGAGGGAGAGAATCAGCGGGAAGCTGTGCCTTCCATGCCGGGCGTGGAGCGTCTGAGCATTGATCTCCTGATAGAGCTTGCGGGAGAGATGGTGACGCTGGGTATTCCGGCCATCGCCCTGTTTCCTGTGGTATCCACAGAGAAGAAAAGCCTCGAAGCCGAGGAAGCTTTCAACCCGGACGGCCTCGCCCAGCGTGCCGTGCGTGCTCTGAAAGCGGCGCAACCGGCATTGGGCGTGATGACCGATGTGGCCCTGGATCCCTTCACCACCCATGGTCAGGACGGCATCATCGATGAGCAGGGCTATGTACTGAATGATCGCACTACCGAGGTGCTGGTGCGGCAGGCCGCCAGCCACGCGGCGGCGGGTGCCGATGTCGTGGCTCCCTCAGACATGATGGACGGTCGCATCGGGGCCATTCGCAGGGTTCTCGAGGACGGCGGACACGTCAACACACTCATCATGTCCTACGCGGCCAAGTACGCCTCCAGCTACTACGGGCCCTTTCGCGATGCCGTGGGCTCCGCGGGCAACATCAAGGGCGGCAACAAATTCAGCTACCAGATGGATCCCGCCAACAGCGATGAAGCCCTCCATGAGTGCGCCCTGGATTTAAACGAGGGCGCGGACATGATCATGGTCAAGCCTGGTATGCCCTACCTCGATATCGCCCGGCGCGTCAGCGAGGAGCTCAAGGCGCCCACTTTTGCCTATCAGGTAAGTGGTGAGTACGCCATGCATATGGCGGCCTTTGAACACGGCTGGCTCGATCGCGACGCGGTGATGCTGGAGTCATTGCTGGCCTTCAAGCGCGCCGGATGCGTTGGCATTCTCAGCTACTTTGCCCTGGATGCGGCTCGCGCGCTCCAGTAA
- a CDS encoding adenosine kinase, with protein MKQFKVYGLGAALVDTEIRVDDALLAELGVEKGLMTLVDGNRRGELLRALDGHLVEASHASGGSAGNSVIATALFGGNCFMSCRVADDADGRIYLSDLRDAGVSFPPPANTDDPTGKCLVLVTPDAERSMNSFLGASEGLSIDQLDPDAIANSEYVYLEGYQVSSETGLAAAIRAREIAREAGVPVALSFSDPGMVEFFPEQFRKMVGAGVDLVFANEAEAKSWTGMSTLADAVEAMKDTATRFVITRGGDGALCFDGEQLHDIPVHTVDAIDSNGAGDMFAGAFLYALTEGEDFPTAGRFAAYASGIVVSQWGPRLAPEQYGTLRDTFFGKN; from the coding sequence ATGAAGCAGTTCAAAGTGTACGGACTGGGCGCAGCGCTGGTGGACACGGAGATCCGGGTAGACGACGCGCTCCTCGCGGAGCTCGGCGTCGAGAAGGGCCTGATGACCCTGGTTGACGGCAACCGTCGCGGGGAACTGCTCCGGGCACTGGATGGCCACCTTGTAGAGGCCAGCCACGCCAGCGGCGGTAGTGCAGGGAACTCCGTCATCGCCACGGCGCTGTTTGGCGGCAACTGCTTCATGAGCTGTCGCGTAGCCGATGACGCGGATGGACGCATCTATCTATCGGACCTCCGTGACGCCGGCGTGAGTTTTCCACCACCGGCGAACACCGACGATCCCACGGGCAAGTGCCTGGTGCTTGTCACCCCCGATGCAGAGCGCAGCATGAACAGCTTTCTCGGCGCCTCGGAAGGTCTCAGCATTGATCAGTTGGATCCCGATGCTATAGCAAATTCAGAGTACGTTTACCTTGAGGGCTATCAGGTGAGCTCCGAAACAGGACTCGCCGCGGCGATTCGTGCCCGGGAGATCGCCCGGGAAGCCGGCGTGCCCGTGGCCCTGAGCTTTTCCGATCCGGGCATGGTGGAGTTCTTCCCCGAGCAATTCCGTAAGATGGTGGGCGCTGGGGTCGACTTGGTATTCGCCAACGAAGCGGAGGCCAAAAGCTGGACCGGCATGTCCACATTGGCCGACGCGGTGGAAGCGATGAAAGACACGGCGACGCGTTTTGTGATCACCCGGGGAGGCGATGGTGCGCTGTGCTTTGACGGTGAACAGCTCCATGACATTCCCGTGCATACGGTGGATGCAATAGACAGTAACGGGGCCGGAGACATGTTTGCAGGTGCTTTCCTGTACGCCTTGACGGAAGGCGAGGATTTCCCCACCGCCGGCCGTTTTGCAGCCTATGCCTCGGGTATTGTGGTGTCGCAGTGGGGCCCTCGCCTTGCGCCGGAGCAGTATGGGACACTACGGGATACCTTCTTCGGCAAAAACTGA
- the hemL gene encoding glutamate-1-semialdehyde 2,1-aminomutase yields MSRSAELFERASRHIPGGVNSPVRAFKAVGGTPIFIDRAEGPYIFDCDGKRYTDYVLSWGPMIMGHNHPEVREAVVKQSEKGLSFGAPTELEIELADTICDIMPNMDLVRMVNSGTEATMSAIRLARGYTGRDIIVKFEGCYHGHSDSLLIKAGSGALTLGVPSSPGVPAALADYTMTLTYNDPEELRKAFAEHGDRIACLIVEPVTGNMNCVLPTPEFLTAMREVCTASGAVLILDEVMTGFRFGTHGAQGHLGIEADLTCLGKIVGGGMPVGAFGGKREIMEQIAPLGPVYQAGTLSGNPIAMAAGLATMRIISRPGFYEPIFAHTQAICDGMQQAADKAGVPFTTNHAGTMFGGFFTDADSVSNYADVMACDTDSFARFFHHMLELGVYLAPASYEAGFMSAAHTDADIEETVAAAATAFAAL; encoded by the coding sequence ATGAGCCGATCAGCCGAGCTTTTCGAACGTGCATCCCGACACATCCCCGGAGGAGTGAACTCTCCCGTACGAGCCTTCAAGGCCGTCGGCGGCACACCCATATTCATTGATCGGGCCGAGGGCCCCTACATCTTCGATTGCGACGGCAAGCGCTACACGGACTACGTACTATCCTGGGGCCCCATGATCATGGGACACAATCATCCGGAAGTGCGGGAAGCGGTGGTAAAGCAGTCAGAGAAAGGTCTCAGCTTCGGCGCCCCCACGGAACTCGAGATCGAACTAGCGGATACCATTTGCGACATCATGCCGAACATGGACCTGGTGCGCATGGTGAATTCCGGCACCGAGGCCACCATGAGTGCCATACGCCTGGCCCGTGGTTACACCGGCCGCGATATCATTGTGAAGTTTGAGGGCTGCTACCACGGACACTCGGATTCGCTGCTGATCAAAGCGGGCTCTGGCGCGCTCACCCTGGGCGTCCCCAGCTCCCCCGGTGTTCCCGCCGCTCTGGCGGACTACACCATGACCCTCACCTACAACGATCCCGAAGAGTTGCGCAAAGCGTTTGCGGAACACGGCGATCGCATTGCCTGCCTCATCGTTGAGCCCGTGACGGGCAATATGAATTGCGTGCTCCCCACGCCGGAATTCCTCACGGCCATGCGTGAAGTCTGTACTGCCAGCGGCGCGGTCCTGATTCTCGACGAGGTCATGACCGGTTTTCGGTTCGGCACCCACGGCGCCCAGGGTCATCTGGGCATCGAAGCCGACCTCACCTGTCTGGGGAAGATCGTCGGCGGCGGTATGCCCGTCGGCGCCTTTGGCGGCAAACGCGAGATCATGGAGCAGATTGCGCCCCTGGGTCCGGTTTATCAGGCTGGCACCCTGTCGGGCAATCCCATCGCCATGGCTGCGGGACTTGCCACCATGCGTATCATTTCCCGTCCCGGGTTTTATGAGCCCATTTTTGCTCACACCCAGGCGATCTGCGACGGCATGCAGCAGGCTGCGGACAAGGCAGGTGTGCCCTTTACCACCAACCACGCGGGTACCATGTTCGGCGGCTTCTTCACGGACGCCGACAGCGTATCCAATTACGCCGACGTCATGGCCTGCGATACGGACAGCTTTGCTCGCTTCTTTCACCATATGCTGGAGCTGGGCGTGTATCTCGCACCCGCCTCCTACGAAGCGGGTTTTATGTCGGCAGCGCACACGGACGCCGATATCGAAGAAACCGTCGCGGCCGCTGCTACCGCTTTCGCAGCCCTTTAA
- a CDS encoding DUF2333 family protein yields MTDDTPTGSDVPKLSLARRLRNFADDYLPQGRWLSIGLAGSAIYLAIVVILGLYWSMTPAQFDVVERARGYHSSLSADTAPDGVVVAASAEPLVTGVITTSALLGVVDTMLSKPGGYLHNDRFPPGVYLDNIPNWEYGVLIQSRDLVRAMREFFSRSQSQSKEDQDLSKAEPLLNFQSTSWLLPATETEYRKAMRATESYLRRLMDPDAQNAQFYARADNLREWLAMVNTRLGSLSQRLSASVSDRRLNTDLAGDGNASQSTAVPNEVEVRTPWSEIDDVFFESRGAAWALIHFLKAIEVDFEDILQNKNAQVSLRQIIRELEGTQGVIWSPMILNGSGFGPLANHSLIMASYISRANAAIIDLRDLLAQG; encoded by the coding sequence ATGACTGACGATACGCCCACGGGGTCCGATGTGCCCAAACTGAGTCTGGCACGGCGTCTGCGTAATTTCGCCGATGACTATCTGCCCCAGGGTCGCTGGTTGTCCATAGGGCTGGCCGGTTCCGCGATTTATCTGGCCATAGTAGTGATTCTGGGCCTCTATTGGAGCATGACCCCCGCGCAATTCGATGTGGTTGAGCGGGCCCGCGGCTACCACAGCAGCCTCAGCGCGGACACCGCTCCGGATGGCGTCGTGGTCGCAGCTAGCGCCGAGCCCCTGGTCACTGGTGTGATCACCACCTCGGCACTTTTGGGGGTGGTCGATACGATGTTGTCCAAGCCCGGTGGTTATCTGCACAACGACCGGTTCCCTCCCGGCGTCTATCTCGACAATATCCCTAACTGGGAGTACGGCGTGCTCATTCAGTCCCGGGATCTGGTGCGGGCCATGCGCGAGTTTTTTTCCCGGTCCCAGTCCCAGTCAAAAGAGGACCAAGACCTTTCAAAGGCAGAGCCGCTCCTGAATTTTCAGTCCACCAGCTGGCTGCTTCCCGCTACGGAGACCGAATACCGCAAGGCCATGCGCGCCACGGAGTCCTATCTCCGTCGCCTTATGGATCCCGATGCCCAGAACGCTCAGTTCTACGCCCGGGCAGACAATCTTCGGGAATGGCTGGCGATGGTGAATACCCGCCTGGGCAGCCTGTCCCAACGTCTGTCTGCCAGCGTGTCGGATCGTCGCTTGAACACGGATCTTGCCGGGGACGGTAATGCCAGCCAGTCTACGGCGGTACCCAACGAGGTGGAGGTGCGTACGCCCTGGAGCGAGATCGATGACGTGTTTTTTGAATCCCGGGGTGCTGCCTGGGCCCTGATCCACTTCCTCAAAGCAATAGAGGTAGACTTCGAGGATATTCTCCAGAACAAAAATGCCCAGGTGAGTTTGCGTCAGATCATTCGGGAGCTCGAGGGAACTCAGGGCGTGATTTGGAGCCCCATGATCCTCAACGGCTCTGGCTTCGGTCCCCTCGCCAATCACTCACTGATTATGGCGTCCTATATCAGCCGCGCGAACGCTGCGATCATTGATCTGCGCGACCTTCTGGCCCAGGGTTAG
- a CDS encoding ATP-binding cassette domain-containing protein, with protein sequence MSATNEQPSKLFSLENLALSYRAKPALQGISWRWVPGEHWAILGANGAGKTALATVIAGEQTRFAGSFNRSPTLRDGGTAYVCFERGRRLWERDQKLDCAEFEANARDEGTRVKDLLQTEDWSQTERDALIELLGIRDILDRGLRYISTGQMRKALLASALFARPALLILDSPLDGLDLATQERLREALDSIMARSPAVLTLCRSPEEIPGACNRLMLLDGGRIIAMGDPQTVLDSPEGRRLLEPATVAFGALPKAKSTAEPSRSEPTIELQDVSVSFGDLCVFRNLDWSMAPDQHTLIVGPNGCGKSTLLDLLTGDNHKAYGQQVSLFGRRRGSGESVWDIKARFGRVDARMQFAVPSGSTVESVVLSGFFDSVGLRDRPSDLQRSSAREWLRALGLSAQVDREFHTLSFGLQRLVLLARAMVKEPEILLLDEATLSLDPRHRQMLLAAVDHLVDRGRCQLLFVSHTVGELPRCINQMLQFEPREDGSRTRVSER encoded by the coding sequence GTGTCAGCCACTAACGAACAACCAAGCAAGCTGTTTTCCCTGGAGAATCTCGCGCTCAGCTATCGTGCCAAACCCGCTTTACAGGGCATCTCCTGGCGCTGGGTGCCGGGGGAGCACTGGGCGATACTCGGCGCCAACGGTGCCGGCAAAACAGCGCTGGCAACGGTCATTGCCGGGGAGCAGACCCGCTTTGCCGGGTCGTTTAATCGCAGCCCGACGTTACGGGATGGCGGCACCGCCTACGTCTGCTTCGAGCGTGGTCGGCGCCTTTGGGAACGGGATCAGAAGCTCGATTGTGCAGAATTTGAAGCAAACGCCCGGGATGAGGGCACCCGGGTAAAAGATCTGTTGCAGACCGAGGACTGGTCACAAACAGAGCGCGATGCGCTTATCGAGCTTCTGGGCATTCGCGATATTCTGGATCGCGGGCTGCGCTACATCAGCACCGGACAGATGCGCAAAGCGCTGCTGGCCAGCGCGCTGTTCGCCAGACCCGCCCTGTTGATTCTTGACAGCCCCCTTGATGGACTGGACCTGGCCACTCAGGAACGACTGCGGGAAGCCCTCGACAGCATCATGGCACGCAGCCCCGCTGTGCTGACGCTGTGCCGGAGTCCTGAGGAAATCCCCGGTGCCTGTAACAGACTCATGCTCCTCGACGGCGGACGAATCATCGCCATGGGCGACCCGCAAACGGTGCTTGATAGTCCCGAGGGACGGCGTTTATTGGAACCGGCCACCGTAGCATTCGGCGCGCTTCCCAAAGCGAAGTCCACCGCTGAGCCCTCTCGCTCCGAACCCACGATAGAACTTCAGGATGTCTCGGTCTCCTTCGGAGATCTCTGCGTTTTTCGAAACCTCGACTGGTCCATGGCGCCAGATCAGCACACACTGATCGTCGGTCCCAACGGCTGTGGCAAAAGTACCTTGCTGGACCTTCTCACCGGGGATAATCACAAGGCCTACGGGCAGCAGGTTTCGCTTTTTGGCCGGCGTCGCGGCAGCGGTGAAAGTGTCTGGGACATCAAAGCCCGCTTCGGCCGGGTGGATGCCCGCATGCAATTCGCTGTGCCCAGCGGCAGCACCGTGGAATCCGTCGTTCTCTCGGGATTTTTTGACAGTGTTGGGCTCCGGGACCGACCCAGCGACCTCCAGCGTTCCAGCGCGCGGGAGTGGCTCAGGGCTCTAGGGTTATCCGCGCAGGTCGACAGGGAATTTCATACTCTGAGTTTCGGTCTCCAGCGCCTGGTGCTTTTGGCGCGGGCCATGGTCAAAGAGCCCGAGATATTACTCCTCGATGAGGCCACCCTGAGCCTCGACCCCCGCCACCGGCAAATGCTTCTGGCAGCTGTGGATCACCTTGTCGATCGGGGGCGATGTCAGCTGTTGTTTGTCAGTCACACCGTGGGGGAACTGCCCCGCTGTATCAATCAGATGCTGCAATTTGAGCCTAGGGAGGATGGCTCGCGGACTCGTGTCAGCGAGCGCTAA
- a CDS encoding CopD family protein — protein MLWLRALHIIFVVCWFAGLFYLPRLFVNYAACEHPETRAQLALMSRKLYRFVTPFMALTIVFGVGLISVNASYYLGATWLWLKLAGVAFLVVYHFQCGRYVKRINANEDDHSHVFYRFFNEIPVFFLFAIVFLVVLKPF, from the coding sequence ATGCTCTGGTTGCGCGCCCTTCACATCATTTTCGTCGTCTGCTGGTTTGCGGGCCTGTTCTATCTGCCACGACTCTTTGTCAACTACGCCGCTTGCGAGCACCCGGAGACCCGCGCCCAACTGGCCCTCATGTCGCGCAAGCTCTACCGCTTTGTAACCCCCTTTATGGCGCTCACCATCGTGTTTGGTGTGGGCCTTATCAGCGTGAACGCCAGCTATTATCTCGGCGCCACCTGGCTGTGGCTGAAGCTGGCCGGCGTGGCCTTTCTCGTGGTTTACCATTTTCAGTGCGGACGCTACGTGAAGCGTATCAACGCCAACGAGGACGATCACAGCCACGTGTTCTATCGATTCTTTAATGAGATCCCCGTGTTCTTTCTGTTTGCCATCGTATTTCTGGTAGTCCTCAAGCCGTTCTGA